In the Prochlorococcus sp. MIT 1307 genome, one interval contains:
- a CDS encoding aminotransferase class I/II-fold pyridoxal phosphate-dependent enzyme, translated as MSRPPSAEINEELVKAWAKKLVFSVAKQQEPLRQKRTEAVMPCLEKVLDAFTQERVGTQHFVSTTGYGHGDLGREVIDKVFARVLGAERAAARLQFVSGTHAIAAALFGVLRPGDQLLSVTGSPYDTLGEVLGVRGSGQGSLVDFGVLYEELPLDKNGEIDFISLKNALGIKRRMVFIQRSCGYSWRPSLSIDSIQKLCAYIHHKQPNCICFIDNCYGELVEDKEPCQVGADLIAGSLIKNLGGTIVPTGGYVAGRTDLVEMACYRLTSPGIGIHGGISFDLNRVLLQGLFLAPQMVAEALIGADLVLGVFQALGFEVQPALPDCRNDVIQAVRLGDPKALQVVCKAFQVSSPVGSYLDPVPSSTPGYADDLIMAGGTFIDGSTSEFSADAPLRPPYNLYVQGGTHHSHIKIALIRALCELVKAGFLDLPQTR; from the coding sequence GTGTCTAGACCTCCTTCAGCTGAAATAAATGAGGAACTGGTTAAAGCATGGGCCAAGAAACTTGTTTTTTCTGTTGCTAAACAACAAGAGCCCTTGCGGCAAAAGCGAACAGAAGCAGTTATGCCTTGCCTTGAAAAGGTTTTGGATGCTTTCACCCAAGAGCGAGTTGGAACCCAGCATTTTGTGTCTACAACTGGATATGGTCATGGTGATTTGGGCCGGGAAGTAATAGATAAAGTTTTTGCAAGAGTTCTTGGAGCTGAGAGGGCTGCTGCCAGGCTTCAATTTGTCAGTGGGACCCATGCAATAGCTGCTGCATTGTTTGGGGTTTTGCGTCCCGGAGATCAATTACTTTCTGTTACAGGTAGTCCATATGACACTCTTGGGGAAGTCTTAGGTGTCCGTGGTTCAGGTCAAGGTTCCCTTGTTGATTTTGGTGTCTTATATGAAGAGTTGCCTTTGGATAAAAATGGAGAAATAGATTTTATTTCTTTAAAAAATGCTTTAGGAATTAAAAGGAGGATGGTTTTTATTCAAAGAAGTTGTGGTTATTCTTGGAGGCCTTCTTTGTCGATAGACTCTATTCAAAAACTCTGTGCATATATTCATCATAAACAACCTAATTGCATTTGTTTTATAGATAATTGTTATGGAGAGTTGGTTGAAGATAAAGAGCCTTGTCAGGTTGGGGCTGATTTAATTGCGGGTTCTTTGATTAAAAATTTAGGAGGAACAATAGTTCCAACAGGGGGTTATGTCGCGGGTCGAACTGATTTAGTTGAAATGGCTTGTTACCGGCTCACCTCTCCAGGTATTGGTATTCATGGTGGCATAAGTTTTGATTTAAATAGGGTTCTGCTTCAAGGTTTATTTCTTGCTCCACAAATGGTTGCAGAAGCATTGATTGGTGCAGATCTTGTCCTAGGAGTTTTTCAAGCACTTGGTTTTGAGGTCCAACCAGCATTGCCTGATTGCCGCAATGATGTGATTCAAGCAGTTCGGTTAGGTGATCCAAAGGCCTTGCAAGTTGTTTGCAAGGCCTTTCAGGTTTCGTCACCTGTTGGTTCTTATTTAGATCCAGTACCTTCTTCAACCCCAGGCTATGCAGATGATTTGATTATGGCTGGAGGTACTTTTATTGATGGAAGCACTAGTGAGTTTTCTGCAGATGCTCCTCTAAGACCTCCATATAACCTCTATGTTCAGGGAGGAACACATCATTCACATATAAAAATTGCACTAATTAGAGCTCTTTGTGAGCTTGTTAAGGCAGGATTCTTGGATTTGCCCCAGACTAGGTGA
- a CDS encoding acyl-CoA desaturase — protein MAYRMMGAPAPLSKPIDSEKAFQVAQKLHTPPVSNRQYEKKEQRRWGTVGFMLTIHLLTIIALLPQFWSWQAVCSALILYWITACLGVTLGYHRLLSHRAFVVPKWLERFFATCGALSCQHGPIDWVGLHRHHHTFSDMDPDHHNSHKGFWWSHMGWMFEPIPAMNAVPRLSGDLYKDPYYRWLNKNFLLLQIPLGAILFWIGKESGVNGWSMVLWGIFLRLVLVYHVTWLVNSATHCWGNVVYDSGDCSRNNAWVAALTFGEGWHNNHHAFPNSALQGLQRGQIDLTWQHIRFLRALGLASNIRLPAAY, from the coding sequence ATGGCATATCGCATGATGGGAGCTCCTGCGCCTCTAAGTAAGCCAATTGATTCAGAAAAGGCATTTCAAGTTGCCCAAAAGCTTCATACCCCACCTGTCTCCAATCGCCAATATGAAAAGAAAGAACAAAGGCGCTGGGGAACAGTCGGGTTCATGCTTACCATCCACCTTTTAACAATAATTGCACTACTTCCACAATTCTGGAGCTGGCAGGCAGTCTGCTCAGCCTTGATTCTCTATTGGATTACAGCATGCCTTGGAGTAACACTTGGTTATCACCGTCTTTTATCACATCGTGCTTTTGTAGTTCCTAAATGGCTGGAGCGTTTCTTCGCAACCTGTGGAGCTTTAAGTTGCCAACATGGGCCAATTGATTGGGTAGGACTTCATAGGCATCATCACACTTTTTCAGATATGGATCCAGATCACCACAACAGCCACAAAGGCTTCTGGTGGAGTCACATGGGATGGATGTTCGAACCTATCCCTGCAATGAATGCAGTACCCCGTCTAAGTGGAGACTTGTACAAAGATCCCTACTACCGTTGGCTCAACAAAAACTTCCTACTACTTCAAATTCCTTTAGGAGCAATACTTTTTTGGATTGGAAAAGAAAGCGGAGTAAATGGCTGGAGCATGGTGTTATGGGGAATATTTTTACGTTTGGTTTTGGTTTATCACGTGACTTGGTTAGTTAATTCAGCCACTCACTGTTGGGGAAATGTTGTTTATGACAGTGGAGATTGCTCTCGAAATAATGCCTGGGTTGCTGCACTCACCTTTGGCGAAGGATGGCATAACAATCACCATGCTTTTCCAAACTCAGCACTTCAAGGACTTCAACGAGGACAGATTGACCTAACTTGGCAACATATTCGTTTTTTGCGCGCCTTAGGCTTAGCGAGCAACATCAGACTGCCCGCCGCGTATTAA
- the dnaB gene encoding replicative DNA helicase, whose product MVSVPLPNNGDASKQASKNYKQSPTSKEPYFETPPDSIPPQNLEAEEAILGGILLDPDAISRVADLLQPEAFYLNAHREIFRTALMLHSQGKPTDLTAMSAWLADTGSLEKVGGSTRLVELVERVATTASIEQVARLVTDKFLRRQLIRSGNEVIKLGFDQGLPMEEVLDQAEQKIFSISQEKPSKGLTPTAEILTSTFNEIESRSLGTSVAGIPVNFYDLDAMTQGLQRSDLIIVAGRPAMGKTSIVLNLAKNVAQLHGLPVCIFSLEMSKEQLTYRLLSMEVGIESGRLRTGRLQQEEWPLLGQGINTLGQLPIYIDDKPNLSVLEMRSLCRRLIAEQGKELGLVVIDYLQLMEGSTPDNRVQELSRITRGLKGMAREMKVPVVALSQLSRGVESRTNKRPMLSDLRESGSIEQDADLVLMIYRDEYYNPETPDRGITELIVTKHRNGPVGTVKLLFEPQFTRFRNLAA is encoded by the coding sequence ATGGTGAGCGTCCCACTACCTAATAATGGAGATGCTTCCAAACAGGCATCAAAAAATTACAAACAATCTCCTACCTCAAAAGAACCATATTTCGAAACTCCACCTGATTCAATACCACCACAGAACCTCGAAGCAGAAGAAGCTATTTTAGGAGGGATCCTTTTAGATCCAGATGCCATAAGTAGAGTCGCAGACTTACTACAGCCAGAAGCTTTTTATCTCAATGCCCATCGGGAAATTTTTCGCACTGCCTTGATGCTCCATAGCCAAGGTAAGCCTACAGATTTGACCGCGATGAGCGCTTGGTTAGCAGATACTGGATCTCTTGAAAAAGTCGGAGGTAGCACTCGTTTAGTTGAACTAGTAGAAAGAGTCGCCACCACTGCTTCCATTGAACAAGTCGCAAGGCTTGTCACGGATAAATTTCTTCGTCGTCAGCTCATCCGCTCAGGCAACGAAGTTATCAAACTAGGTTTTGATCAAGGGCTACCAATGGAAGAAGTTCTAGATCAAGCAGAGCAAAAAATCTTCTCCATCAGTCAAGAAAAACCTTCGAAAGGGCTCACGCCAACAGCAGAAATTCTTACAAGCACATTCAACGAAATTGAAAGTCGTTCTCTAGGAACTTCTGTAGCAGGAATCCCAGTCAATTTCTATGACCTTGATGCCATGACCCAAGGTCTCCAACGCAGTGACTTGATCATTGTTGCAGGAAGACCGGCCATGGGGAAAACGTCAATAGTGCTCAATCTTGCAAAAAATGTGGCTCAGCTTCATGGACTGCCGGTCTGCATATTCAGCCTTGAAATGAGCAAAGAGCAACTCACCTATCGACTTCTCTCAATGGAAGTAGGTATTGAAAGTGGGCGACTGAGAACTGGTCGCTTGCAACAAGAAGAATGGCCACTGCTAGGACAAGGTATTAATACTCTTGGTCAACTGCCGATATACATCGATGACAAACCAAATTTAAGTGTGTTGGAAATGCGCTCTCTTTGCCGAAGATTAATTGCTGAACAAGGAAAAGAACTTGGACTTGTAGTGATCGACTATTTGCAGTTAATGGAAGGCTCAACCCCTGATAATCGAGTACAAGAGCTTTCAAGAATCACAAGAGGTCTCAAAGGAATGGCAAGAGAAATGAAAGTTCCAGTTGTAGCTTTATCCCAACTCAGTCGAGGTGTCGAGTCACGCACTAATAAACGTCCAATGCTTAGTGATTTGAGAGAGTCTGGCTCAATAGAACAAGATGCTGATCTTGTTCTAATGATTTACCGCGATGAGTACTACAACCCTGAGACTCCTGATAGAGGTATCACAGAACTAATTGTGACCAAACATCGAAACGGTCCAGTTGGAACAGTAAAACTACTATTTGAGCCTCAATTCACACGATTTAGAAATCTTGCTGCATAG
- the rplI gene encoding 50S ribosomal protein L9 — MAKRVQVVLNEDVLSLGKDGDLVEVAPGYARNFLLPFGKALPVTPAVMKQVQHRRAKKAEQEAALKQEALDFQTALVTIGRFTVKKQVGEDGVLFGTVTNGDVAEVILEATKKEIDRREITVPEIHSTGKYKVQVKLHSEVTAEINLEVSSY, encoded by the coding sequence ATGGCTAAGCGAGTACAAGTTGTTCTCAACGAGGACGTCCTTAGCCTCGGCAAAGATGGAGATCTCGTTGAAGTTGCTCCGGGTTATGCGAGGAATTTTCTACTGCCCTTTGGGAAAGCGTTACCGGTTACTCCAGCAGTGATGAAACAAGTGCAGCATCGTCGAGCTAAAAAAGCTGAACAAGAGGCTGCTCTCAAACAAGAAGCACTTGACTTCCAAACTGCATTGGTCACAATTGGCCGCTTCACGGTGAAAAAACAAGTAGGCGAAGACGGAGTTCTATTTGGCACTGTGACTAATGGAGATGTTGCAGAGGTCATTCTTGAAGCAACCAAAAAAGAAATAGACCGTCGGGAAATTACCGTCCCAGAAATTCACAGCACTGGAAAATACAAGGTTCAAGTAAAGCTGCATAGTGAAGTTACAGCTGAAATCAACCTTGAAGTTTCAAGCTACTAA
- the gcvH gene encoding glycine cleavage system protein GcvH, whose translation MAFNFPDHFRFADNHEYAALDGEFVRVGISAFAVDQLGDIVFVDLPDIGTSLTMGETFGSVESVKAVEDMYAPISGEVLKRNEVVLSSPEDLQNDPHGEGWLLLVRPSEPSQLEDLMDADSYKSKLAAN comes from the coding sequence ATTGCCTTCAATTTCCCAGATCATTTTCGATTTGCTGACAATCACGAATACGCCGCTTTAGATGGCGAGTTTGTTCGTGTGGGCATTAGCGCTTTTGCTGTAGATCAGTTAGGCGACATAGTTTTTGTGGACCTTCCTGATATCGGCACTTCTTTAACTATGGGAGAAACTTTCGGCTCCGTTGAGTCAGTCAAAGCAGTTGAGGACATGTACGCCCCAATTAGTGGAGAAGTGCTGAAAAGGAATGAAGTTGTTCTTTCTAGTCCAGAAGACCTTCAAAATGATCCTCATGGTGAAGGGTGGCTTTTGTTAGTAAGGCCATCTGAACCTTCTCAATTGGAGGATTTAATGGATGCTGACTCGTATAAGAGCAAACTCGCAGCTAACTAA
- a CDS encoding acyl-CoA desaturase codes for MVSTVPPSNKSSRELRLRAGIISRREPLPPSQRPFRSGTTSFMLFMHIAAAFALLPRFWSWQGFTAFAILYWITVLGVTLGLHRLVSHRSFVAPRWLERVLVIMGTLACQSGPIEWVALHRHHHQFSDQPNDHHDAGRGFWWSHSEWMLHEIPALRHSHKLAGDLLADPFFRWLDHWFLLLQIPIFLLLYWYGELNQVHGGGIGLVLWAIPLRLVVVYHVTWLVNSATHTFGYRNFNSPDLSRNCWWVALLTFGEGWHNNHHAFPQSARHGLRWFEFDITWQHIKLLKRLGLARKIRQAKYSQGVS; via the coding sequence TTGGTTTCAACTGTCCCACCATCTAATAAATCCTCCCGTGAGCTCCGCCTAAGAGCAGGAATAATTTCACGTAGAGAGCCGCTGCCCCCCAGTCAAAGGCCATTTCGAAGCGGCACAACAAGCTTCATGCTCTTTATGCATATAGCTGCTGCCTTTGCACTTCTACCGCGTTTCTGGAGTTGGCAAGGGTTCACAGCTTTTGCAATCCTCTACTGGATAACCGTATTAGGAGTAACACTCGGACTTCACAGGCTGGTTTCTCATCGCAGCTTTGTAGCTCCTCGTTGGCTAGAGAGAGTTCTGGTAATTATGGGAACACTTGCATGCCAGAGCGGACCTATTGAATGGGTTGCTCTACATCGACACCACCATCAATTTTCTGACCAACCAAATGACCATCACGATGCAGGGAGAGGCTTTTGGTGGAGCCACAGCGAATGGATGCTTCATGAAATCCCTGCATTACGACATAGCCACAAACTTGCTGGTGATCTATTAGCTGATCCTTTCTTCCGATGGCTAGATCACTGGTTTCTTCTTTTACAAATACCAATCTTTCTATTGTTGTATTGGTATGGCGAATTGAACCAAGTACATGGAGGAGGCATAGGCCTGGTGCTTTGGGCAATTCCGCTACGCTTAGTGGTCGTATATCACGTCACTTGGTTAGTCAATTCCGCTACACATACATTTGGCTATCGAAATTTCAACTCCCCAGACCTCTCTAGAAATTGCTGGTGGGTTGCTCTACTAACTTTTGGAGAAGGCTGGCACAACAACCATCATGCATTCCCCCAAAGTGCTCGCCATGGTCTGAGATGGTTTGAATTTGATATAACTTGGCAACATATCAAGCTCTTAAAACGTTTGGGTCTTGCTAGAAAGATTCGTCAAGCAAAATATTCTCAAGGGGTTTCTTGA